The following are from one region of the Bacillota bacterium genome:
- a CDS encoding GntR family transcriptional regulator produces the protein MQLHVSYSNPVPLYRQIVDQIREKVLSGELVPGASLPSIRQLAQEAGTSVITTKRAYSELEAEGLIVTKAGLGSFVADLDLEDLRTIRMRSIYERLSEIVADARANGITSEELMRLFREAIE, from the coding sequence GTGCAGCTTCATGTATCTTACAGCAATCCTGTTCCTTTATACAGACAAATAGTCGATCAGATAAGGGAAAAGGTGCTGTCCGGCGAACTCGTCCCTGGCGCTAGCCTGCCCTCCATCCGCCAGCTTGCCCAAGAGGCAGGGACCAGCGTTATAACCACCAAGCGGGCTTATTCCGAGCTAGAGGCAGAAGGACTCATTGTAACCAAGGCAGGACTGGGGTCATTCGTAGCTGATCTTGACCTGGAGGATTTGAGGACGATCAGAATGCGCTCCATTTATGAGCGTCTTTCTGAGATTGTGGCTGACGCGAGGGCAAATGGCATAACCAGTGAAGAACTTATGCGGCTTTTCAGGGAGGCGATAGAATGA